A region from the Flavobacterium enshiense genome encodes:
- a CDS encoding acetyl-CoA C-acyltransferase, with product MNKKVVIVSAVRTPIGSFMGSLSTVTAPQLGATAIKGALNKINLDPNLVEEVIMGNVVQAGVGQAPARQAAIYAGLPNTVACTTVNKVCASGMKAIMQGAQAIMAGDAEVIVAGGMENMSLIPHYVHMRNGAKFGPTTLVDGMQKDGLTDAYEHTAMGVSADLCATEYKISREEQDAFAIQSYERSAKAWEAGKFNNEVVPVSIPQRKGDPIVFAKDEEYSNVKLDKIPTLNAVFTKDGTVTAANASTINDGAAAVVLMSEEKAIAMGLKPLAYIKSYADAAQEPKWFTTAPAKALPKALDKAGLSVSDVDFFEFNEAFSVVGLANAKILGLDNDKVNVNGGAVSLGHPLGCSGARIVVTLINVLEQNNAKIGAAAICNGGGGASAIVIERA from the coding sequence ATGAATAAAAAAGTAGTTATTGTATCAGCTGTAAGAACTCCAATAGGAAGTTTCATGGGTAGTTTATCAACCGTTACAGCTCCACAATTAGGTGCAACAGCAATTAAAGGTGCTTTAAATAAAATCAATTTAGATCCGAATTTAGTAGAAGAAGTAATAATGGGTAATGTAGTTCAAGCCGGTGTTGGTCAGGCTCCAGCCCGTCAGGCAGCTATTTATGCAGGATTACCTAACACAGTAGCTTGTACTACTGTAAATAAAGTATGTGCTTCAGGAATGAAAGCGATTATGCAAGGTGCTCAGGCTATCATGGCCGGAGATGCTGAAGTAATCGTTGCAGGTGGTATGGAAAACATGAGCTTGATTCCTCACTACGTACACATGAGAAACGGAGCAAAATTCGGACCTACAACTCTTGTGGACGGAATGCAGAAAGACGGTTTAACAGACGCATACGAGCACACAGCTATGGGTGTTTCTGCCGACTTATGCGCAACCGAATATAAAATTTCACGTGAAGAGCAGGATGCGTTCGCAATTCAATCTTATGAGCGTTCTGCAAAGGCTTGGGAAGCAGGTAAATTCAATAATGAGGTTGTTCCTGTGTCAATTCCTCAAAGAAAAGGAGATCCAATCGTTTTCGCTAAAGACGAAGAATATTCAAACGTGAAATTGGACAAAATCCCAACCTTAAACGCTGTATTTACAAAAGATGGAACGGTTACAGCTGCTAACGCTTCAACCATCAATGATGGTGCTGCTGCTGTAGTTTTAATGAGTGAAGAAAAAGCAATTGCAATGGGATTAAAACCATTGGCTTACATCAAATCTTACGCAGATGCTGCACAAGAACCAAAATGGTTTACAACTGCCCCTGCTAAAGCATTACCAAAAGCATTAGACAAAGCTGGTCTTTCAGTTTCTGATGTTGATTTCTTCGAATTCAATGAGGCTTTCTCAGTAGTTGGATTAGCTAATGCGAAAATCCTAGGCTTAGACAACGATAAAGTAAACGTAAACGGTGGTGCTGTTTCTTTAGGTCACCCTCTAGGATGTTCCGGAGCTAGAATCGTGGTTACGTTAATCAATGTCCTAGAACAAAACAATGCTAAAATCGGAGCTGCTGCTATCTGTAATGGCGGTGGTGGTGCTTCAGCAATTGTTATCGAAAGAGCTTAA
- a CDS encoding helix-turn-helix domain-containing protein, with protein sequence MKSINHPFQESLKNIESRLEELTNIVSKIQPANTDDKFISNEEFQKLMGISSGTAKNWREQGLILYSQIRGKIYYKMRDVAKLIDTNYSGSKKK encoded by the coding sequence ATGAAAAGTATAAACCATCCTTTTCAGGAAAGTTTGAAGAATATCGAAAGCCGACTAGAGGAATTAACAAATATTGTTTCCAAAATACAACCAGCTAATACCGATGATAAGTTTATTAGTAATGAAGAATTTCAAAAGCTTATGGGTATAAGTTCGGGTACTGCTAAAAATTGGAGAGAGCAAGGTTTAATCCTATATAGTCAGATTAGAGGGAAGATCTATTATAAAATGAGGGATGTAGCAAAGCTAATCGATACTAATTATAGTGGTTCTAAAAAAAAATAG
- a CDS encoding helix-turn-helix domain-containing protein, whose amino-acid sequence MTNSILLQNVSPEALVELIKEGVKNQLEDFKKSLNTHDPDELLTREQACEFLHIHGVTLWHWTRRGIVTAYGIGNRRYYKKAELLDCLKPLKK is encoded by the coding sequence ATGACAAATTCCATTTTACTACAAAATGTAAGTCCCGAAGCATTAGTCGAACTAATCAAAGAGGGCGTAAAAAATCAACTGGAAGACTTCAAAAAGAGTTTAAATACTCACGATCCTGATGAACTGTTAACAAGAGAACAAGCGTGCGAATTTCTACATATCCACGGCGTAACGTTATGGCATTGGACGCGTCGAGGGATTGTTACAGCTTATGGAATTGGAAACCGCAGATACTACAAAAAAGCGGAGCTACTAGATTGTTTAAAACCGTTAAAAAAATAG
- a CDS encoding SdpI family protein, whose product MTLLLTILLLFNVCLKLFPPKKPNYLYGYQLGSAKKSLEHWKVANKYASSYSIVLYAFMTTLSLVFDNGELNTRIPILIFFIIGLVLVYYLVEKKLKNDEKKMRKMKSHIC is encoded by the coding sequence ATGACGTTACTTTTAACAATCTTATTATTATTTAATGTTTGTTTGAAACTGTTTCCTCCAAAAAAACCGAATTATTTATACGGTTATCAGTTAGGAAGCGCTAAAAAAAGTTTGGAACATTGGAAAGTTGCAAATAAGTATGCTTCAAGCTATTCGATAGTACTTTATGCATTTATGACAACATTATCTTTAGTTTTTGACAACGGGGAGTTAAATACCAGAATACCAATTTTAATATTTTTTATCATCGGTTTGGTTTTAGTCTATTATCTTGTGGAGAAAAAATTGAAAAACGATGAAAAAAAAATGAGAAAAATGAAAAGCCACATCTGCTAA
- a CDS encoding ribonuclease E inhibitor RraB, whose protein sequence is MEWFGNKNPQLHKAGGTLAVISAKNDDKRTMITIETVIDFFNDLKNKDDFDTSKPLLYGYFFTDESKNKLLKVSGILENIGFKIVDIFDAEVEEDETPFFYLHIEKIEIHTPNSLDARNKYFYELADKYGLESYDGFDIGNIDS, encoded by the coding sequence ATGGAATGGTTTGGGAACAAAAATCCCCAACTCCACAAAGCCGGCGGGACGTTAGCGGTAATTTCAGCCAAAAATGACGACAAGCGCACAATGATAACAATAGAAACAGTAATTGATTTTTTTAATGATTTAAAAAACAAGGATGATTTTGACACATCAAAACCATTGCTATACGGGTATTTTTTTACTGACGAAAGCAAAAATAAACTTTTGAAAGTGAGTGGAATCCTGGAAAATATTGGATTTAAAATCGTAGATATTTTTGATGCTGAAGTTGAAGAAGATGAAACTCCTTTCTTTTATCTTCATATTGAAAAAATTGAAATCCATACACCTAACTCATTAGATGCAAGAAATAAATATTTCTATGAGCTAGCCGATAAATATGGTTTAGAATCTTATGATGGATTTGACATAGGAAATATCGATAGTTAA